The Neodiprion virginianus isolate iyNeoVirg1 chromosome 5, iyNeoVirg1.1, whole genome shotgun sequence genome contains a region encoding:
- the LOC124304936 gene encoding zinc finger MYM-type protein 1-like gives MHIECMTDWKELKVRLDCRKTIDDENQNLIQREETYWKQVLERLGEIIKHLAKRNMAFRGTVDRLYEPNNGNFLSQVELMAKFDPILSEHVRRVQSGDLQRVHYLGKETQNEFIDILGNAIFKEISRRVVAAKYYSIILDCTSDISHEEQMTAVVRFVTVSKNTVEICEHFIGFVVVDDTTGKGLYETLLDILKSNNLELNNCRGQGYDNGSNMKGKNSGVQARILKDNKRAFFVSCSCHNLNLVVSDAGHSPVTAELFFGVLQRLFAVFAASTQRWQILKEHVNISVKSLPETRCEGKINAVKAVRFQIAEIRDALQELCRMSQGKDAKLRSELRGLCFEIESLSFLIRLVVWYDVLQVINKISKALQCPKVDLHTAMNMIDGALLQLQTFRESGFETCIATAKKMAEKLDISQTLPESRTPRTRRFFDYESQHDERPSDPMKRLEIEFFNKLCDIAISSLRERFEMTQNVCEPFSIIRNSDNFMRLDRTQILTKSKALENYLTGEDENSDIDGRELAEELESLKAYFVAAGMTDLSALVMISHIIDKGLDEIYPNFTVTLRIFLTLPVTSASGERTFSKLKLIETYLRSTVCQDRLNGLAAMSIEHGICNELNFSDIIASFANKKSRKVPL, from the coding sequence ATGCACATTGAATGCATGACAGACTGGAAAGAACTCAAAGTTCGTTTAGATTGTAGAAAAACCATCGATGatgagaatcaaaatttaatccAAAGAGAGGAAACCTATTGGAAACAAGTACTTGAAAGACTCGGTGAAATAATTAAGCATTTAGCTAAGCGGAATATGGCATTTCGAGGTACTGTCGATCGATTATACGAGCCGAATAACGGTAATTTCTTGAGCCAAGTTGAACTGATGGCGAAATTCGATCCTATTTTAAGCGAACATGTACGTCGAGTTCAAAGTGGGGACCTCCAGCGCGTTCACTATTTGGGAAAGGAAACTCAGAACGAATTCATTGACATACTGGGTaatgcaattttcaaagaaattagCAGGCGAGTGGTAGCCGCGAAATATTACTCCATAATTTTAGACTGCACCTCCGATATTAGTCATGAAGAACAAATGACTGCCGTTGTTCGATTTGTCACTGTGTCTAAAAACACCGTGGAAATTTGCGAGCATTTCATTGGCTTCGTTGTTGTAGACGATACAACTGGTAAGGGATTGTATGAAACGTTGTTAGATATCTTGAAATCAAACAATCTTGAATTGAATAACTGTCGGGGTCAAGGGTATGACAATGGCAGTAATATGAAAGGTAAAAATAGTGGTGTTCAGGCCAGAATTTTGAAGGATAATAAAAGAGCGTTTTTCGTTTCCTGCAGTTGTCACAACCTCAACCTAGTAGTTTCAGATGCCGGACATTCGCCCGTCACAGCTGAACTATTCTTTGGTGTTCTTCAAAGGCTATTCGCAGTCTTCGCTGCTTCAACCCAGAGGTGGCAAATATTGAAGGAGCACGTTAATATCAGTGTGAAATCACTGCCTGAAACTCGCTGTGAAGGGAAAATAAATGCTGTAAAAGCTGTGAGGTTCCAAATAGCAGAAATCAGAGATGCGTTGCAGGAACTTTGTCGAATGTCGCAAGGTAAAGATGCAAAGCTGAGATCGGAACTGAGAGGCCTATGTTTCGAAATTGAGTCATTGTCTTTTCTGATTAGATTGGTAGTATGGTATGATGTACTGCAAGTGATCAACAAAATCAGTAAAGCTTTACAATGTCCGAAAGTTGATTTGCATACTGCGATGAACATGATTGACGGTGCTCTTCTTCAATTACAAACCTTTCGAGAATCCGGTTTCGAAACTTGCATAGCCACCGCTAAAAAAATGGCTGAGAAGTTAGATATTTCACAAACTTTACCCGAATCACGTACCCCACGAACAAGACGATTCTTTGATTATGAGTCTCAGCACGACGAACGACCTAGCGATCCAATGAAAAGgttagaaattgaatttttcaacaaattatgCGATATAGCGATATCAAGCCTACGCGAACGTTTCGAAATGACCCAAAACGTTTGTGAACCATTTAGTATCATCCGAAACTCGGATAACTTTATGAGATTGGACAGAACCCAAATTTTGACTAAGTCCAAGGCTTTAGAAAATTATCTGACTGGTGAAGACGAGAACAGTGACATTGATGGTCGGGAGCTTGCCGAAGAACTGGAATCTTTAAAAGCTTACTTCGTAGCCGCTGGAATGACCGACTTGAGCGCACTCGTTATGATATCGCACATTATTGATAAAGGTCTGGATGAGATATATCCAAATTTCACTGTGACCTTAAGAATTTTCTTAACATTACCAGTAACCTCCGCGTCGGGTGAAAGGACCTTCTCAAAGCTAAAGCTCATCGAAACTTACCTGCGATCCACTGTGTGCCAAGATCGACTGAATGGTTTAGCTGCGATGTCAATTGAGCATGGAATTTGCAACGAGTTGAATTTCAGCGATATTATAGCATCTTTTGCGAACAAAAAATCTCGCAAAGTCCCACTTTAA